A stretch of the Tissierellales bacterium genome encodes the following:
- a CDS encoding DUF2922 domain-containing protein: protein MEKKQCLILGFKDVDDHTVNLKISDPKPDLTEEQVKTAMESIIEKNVFESQNGDLKTIVTASIVTTTEDTLV from the coding sequence ATGGAGAAAAAGCAATGTTTGATATTAGGATTCAAAGACGTGGACGATCACACTGTGAATTTAAAGATTTCAGATCCAAAGCCTGACCTTACTGAAGAACAGGTCAAAACTGCTATGGAATCAATCATTGAAAAAAATGTTTTTGAATCACAAAATGGCGATTTAAAAACTATTGTTACAGCAAGTATAGTTACTACTACCGAAGACACTTTGGTATAG